The Cydia pomonella isolate Wapato2018A chromosome 11, ilCydPomo1, whole genome shotgun sequence DNA window TAAGAAGGATACTACCATAACTGAAGCTGATGAAACATATGACGCGTCTAATGATACATATAATCAATCCATGGATTGCCCGGCTACAGTCAAAAAGGCTGAAGAGACAAAAGATAATTCAAAAGTTGAAAAACCCAGTGCTAGAGATActtattttgttagttattCTAGTGTAAGTTTAAATGAGAAACAAGATTCAGTTCAAGACTCGGGACACATAGCAGATATAAGTGTTTCTTTGCGAGATGACGATGATCTGAAAGATTTTAGTATCATTGGTAATGTAGTAAAACCAAGTAAAACTATTGAAACGCAGatcgataaaattaaaaagtttgcaATAAGCACAGTTTCTACTGACAGCTCCCTTACGCAATTTGAACTATTAGAAATGgaaattaacaataaaactgCATTCAAATATTATGATGACGGGACTGCCAAGAAATCTATAAGCATGAGTCCAGGAAAAAAGGTTAGGAAGCCTTATTTTGACGACGAACAACCGATCCCAAATCAAATATCCAATccagatttaataaaaaaacaggaTGTTTTAAGGTCTCCATCCATAGTCCAGGATGAAATTCCAGATAACTATAAACCGACTACTATCAACAAAATTATGCGCGAGAGTATCACAGTGACCACTGAAGTGCCtcctttatataaaaataagatattaaagaaaatgcATGATTCTATAGATCCATTTGAAGATGCCGATTCGCCGCGCTTAATTAAAGACGTACTGAAGAGCGCGGAGGAGGCACGAAAATGTATTGAAACAGTTTCCCTggataataaagaaaaatattcaaatgTAGAAGCTGTTCAAAATGTAGCAGAAATTATGGAACatttacatgaaaataaaatatccaaGAAGGTCAGCGTGCATGAGGCACGAAAGTCAGTTAAAAAAGTTTGCATGGAAAACAAAGAAAACGTTTCACAAGCAATTAAGGAagatgttcgaaatgaaattgaATCAGAAATGATTACAGAAACTGTTGAAAAAGAACTTGGCAATGAAAGTATAATTCATGATCCTCCGGCTAATAAAGAAGATAAGAACACAAAGGAAGAGAATTTAGATGCCCACTTGACTGCAGATGAAATTAAATCTACTGAAAATACTGCCGCCATGGATGTAAAGGATGATATTTTAACCAAAGTTAAACAAAAAGAATATATCGTAGAAAATGATGAAAGCGTCAATAATGATACCACAAAGGAAATAAAATCTGAAGAACAACCACATGAGATCACTTCACTAAATGATAATACCATTTCAAGTCAAACAGTAGCAGCGGATAACAACACAATTGACGCTTTCGAGAATATTTACAAAGATATAACAATGCCAAGAGCAACTGAATTTGATATTCTAATTTCCGAAAAATCTTTAGATACTACGAATAAAATCGAAGAAATCTttgaaaataatgataataacaacGCAAAAGTTAAAGATGTTGTTAATAACGACAATGACCCTGAAATTAACCAAGaaaataaggaaacaactaaaGATGTTAACGACAATAATAATCATGGAATTAAACAAGAAAAACCCGAAGAGCCTGAAACTAAGATTAAATACAACCTCCGCCACAAAATTCAAGATACAAGTAAAACAGACAATGAAATAATTGAACACGTAGAAAAATGCGCTCCAAGGACTGCTAAGAAATCTCTACGATTGAGAAGAAAGAATAAAATCGATGAACCTGTTGAAGATGAAGTTAAGTTAAAGGATATAGTGAATTTACAGAAGGAGTTTTCGGATGTAACTATGGGGGTGCCCGTGGCGGTGAAGGTGGTGACAGATATTCCTTCGCCGGAGCAAAGTGAGAGCGAGAATCAGCCGCCGTTGATGGGAGTTCAGAGCTGTCCGTCTAAAAGGTTAgttgttataattatattctgTACTTTTAGCATTTTTTAGGATTAGATAATCGCCTTTATAATTCAAAGGAATCCCGACTCGTGTAAATTAAAGAGCTATTGTTGTCTAAATTTGGATCGGGATggaaggtaatttttttttcgcagaGTCTTCATACTTCTAAGGAGAACTtcaaatagataataaattatcaaagaaagctttgtagccacagtaaatttagtgccatctttcgacatatgattaaaacttttagaagatgattaaaatttatatatttaggatgaaagtcaaatggcgttctaaatgtttgtgtcgaaagatggcagtaaatttactgtggctacaaagttttctttgactatTCACCTCTATTTCTAATTCTCTTTGATACTACACACAAACGGGAGGTACGATACACCTCCATGGGATAGTTTGCCGATTCGCACGGGCGATGTGGGATCCGGATCCCAGATGGCGCCGGCAAGTCCGGCAGAACACCGCGAAGAGCAAGTACTCAGTGACGTATTGTTATTGCAGCGTGACCCGCAGCCGCCGCAAGCTGTTCACTCCTCGAGCCGAGCCGCTGTCCGAGTCCCCGCCGCCCGGCGACAGCGCCGAGCGCGTGCGCGTCCCCCGCCCCAGCTACCACCGGCCCCGCCCCCGGCGCCGGCTCAACTGACCGCTGCCACCATACGAGAGCCGAGCCCCGCCGCCCGGCGACAGCGCCGAGCTCGTGCGCGTCCCCCGCCCCAGCTACCACCGGCCCCGCCCCCGGCGCCGGCTCAACTGACCGCTGCCACCATACGAGAGCCGAGCCCCGCCGCCCGGCGACAGCGCCGAGAGCGTGCGCGTCCCCCGCCCCAGCTACCACCGGCCCCGCCCCCGGCGCCGGCTCAACTGACCGCTGCCACCATACGAGAGCCGAGCCCCGCCGCCCGGCGACAGCGCCGAGCTCGTGCGCGTCCCCCGCCCCAGCTACCACCGGCCCCGCCCCCGGCGCCGGCTCAACTGACCGCTGCCACCATACGAGAGCCGAGCCCCGCCGCCCGGCGACAGCGCCGAGAGCGTGCGCGTCCCCCGCCCCAGCTACCACCGGCCCCGCCCCCGGCGCCGGCTCAACTGACCGCTGCCACCATACGAGAGCCGAGCCCCGCCGCCCGGCGACAGCGCCGAGCTCGTGCGCGTCCCCCGCCCCAGCTACCACCGGCCCCGCCCCCGGCGCCGGCTCAACTGACCGCTGCCACCATACGAGAGCCGAGCCCCGCCGCCCGGCGACAGCGCCGAGCTCGTGCGCGTCCCCCGCCCCAGCTACCACCGGCCCCGCCCCCGGCGCCGGCTCAACTGACCGCTGCCACCATACGAGAGCCGAGCCCCGCCGCCCGGCGACAGCGCCGAGAGCGTGCGCGTCCCCCGCCCCAGCTACCACCGGCCCCGCCCCCGGCGCCGGCTCAACTGACCGCTGCCACCATACGAGAGCCGAGCCCCGCCGCCCGGCGACAGCGCCGAGCTCGTGCGCGTCCCCCGCCCCAGCTACCACCGGCCCCGCCCCCGGCGCCGGCTCAACTGACCGCTGCCACCATACGAGAGCCGAGCCCCGCCGCCCGGCGACAGCGCCGAGCTCGTGCGCGTCCCCCGCCCCAGCTACCACCGGCCCCGCCCCCGGCGCCGGCTCAACTGACCGCTGCCACCATACGAGAGCCGAGCCCCGCCGCCCGGCGACAGCGCCGAGCTCGTGCGCGTCCCCCGCCCCAGCTACCACCGGCCCCGCCCCCGGCGCCGGCTCAACTGACCGCTGCCACCATACGAGAGCCGAGCCCCGCCGCCCGGCGACAGCGCCGAGCTCGTGCGCGTCCCCCGCCCCAGCTACCACCGGCCCCGCCCCCGGCGCCGGCTCAACTGACCGCTGCCACCATACGAGAGCCGAGCCCCGCCGCCCGGCGACAGCGCCGAGCGCGTGCGCGTCCCCGGCTCAACTGACCGCTGCCAACCACCATACCCAACGTGCATAAACTGCCAATcttacgtttttttatttaacccaCTATTATGCGGAACCTTCCGACGCGCAAGGAAGCGAGCGTGAAATGTGAAGGCGACAGTGGCACCTTGTTAAGCGCGCAGCTATATTAATATGCGATAGCTGAAAATGTTAACGCAGGCGGCGTTGAATTGTGCAAATTTGCTTTGTCTTATTTGGTTTCCTCGCATTCGATATGAAAAGTTGTGTTCAACTCTCGTGAAAGACACCATTTCATCCTTGGCAATctactatagggagcgtgcatgaactggaggaggcagcacaggagccgtcagatttttggcgcgaggcgtaaatgtgatgttttttgttccgatgtagtccacaagatggcagaacctactatgcacaagaaaacacgtgacgtgtaaatgtgcatgtttatggttccgattcaggccataAGATGcgagaccctccaacgcgcacggtccctatactaatagcaaacagaatttgaaatagaggtggattgcgaaagtaaactttgtagccacagtaaatttactgccatctttcgacacatgactaaaacttttagaacgccatttgactttgatgaaagtggtgccatctactagaacataggccaaaggtatgtcggcatcttttcgagcgatggcgccatacctttggctacaaagtttacacggacaatctacctctattttAAATGTTCTTTGCTAAAAGAtcccgtttagcctattgtgaaggaagggtaactacggaaccctacactgagcatggcccgacatgtgCTTGGCCGGTATTTAGTTAAGTCATGTCTCATGTCTAAAGACCGCATATAGTATTGAGAATTCGCTGCAAGTCTTCGTTTGCCTGGCTCTGTTAATCATTGTGacaaatttacattatttttaattaattaagtatattgaaatataataaaattttattacattttatttgtttttcttttcacTCTGAACCCAAATTATGTGATAGTGTATTAtttagcgttttttttttcaagtttctaaaaaaacaatgcaaatttcagttacaattacaatacttccgaaaaaaacgaataaagccgaaaaaacatttgttttaacTGCTGTATTTTTCCATATGAATTTAATCGGGAATCTGggctcctaccgggaaaatcgaagttcgtcaattgcgggcatttttctctgtcactctaattacgtcttagtaagagtaaaagagaaagatccccgcaatttgcgaatttgggttttcgcggtaagccccctggcattttatatatatgACATTGTCCTCACTCATAAGTGACATTGTctatgacgtatttaatttttctgaaaaAAACGAAACTGTGAAATGGTGGAAAAACACTTCGGTGAAAACTAGTGCCTGTGCTAGTTCATAGGATTCGGTTACCGAGCCGAAAAATGGAATAACGCCAAAAGGTCGCGATAACGGGATTCCAGTATCATGAACTTTGGCGTTATACTATAATTTCGTGACAATGTTGTCAGCATAACAAAAACCATgaaatagggaccgtgcgcgttggagggtctgccatcttgtggtctgaatcggaaccataaacaggcacatttacacgtcaagtgttttcttgtgcatagtaggttctgccatcttgtgggctacatcggaacaaaaaacatcacatttacgcctcgcgccaaaaatctgacggctcctgtgctgcctcctatagtacATGCACGCTATATTGCACTGGCTCGCCCTGAAAtcctacgactcttctctttccgcacttAATTTAATTTGGTCCGAACAAAAATCTGGTCGTGTAAAGTTACCTAAATATTGAATGGCTAAACATATTAGGAGCTAGTGTGGAGCTAGTCATACtggtacaaaataaaaaccttCATTGTCTATGGCGTTTTGAAATGTCAAACTTGTCAAAgttgtcaaataaaaataaatacgataTACTTGCGATATACGTCTTGTCTTGAAAACAAGACGGATTTTATTAATCACATCAGCTTTTTCCTTATTAAGAATACCTAGTTTTAAGTTAAGACCAATGTTTTAAAAACGTAATCTACAATGGCTGCAACGACAAGAGCGTCTGTGTCGCAGATATTGCGCAATAAAGACGACGCTGGTGAAGAAGATGATGAGCCTAAAAAGAAGTCCCGCGAGGATTGGCGGAAAGCTAAAGAACTAGAAGAAGCTCGAAAAGCTGGTACTGCACCTGCTGCTGTCGATGAAACAGGTATAACTTTTAAacgcaattttttttctaacctaACAGTGATCAATATTTCcttatattttgatataaacaGTACTTAAATTCTAAAATCAGCACTCATTATAACTTACTTTACTAATTAGAGTCATTGTTGGTTATTTTAGCAGTGTAAAGTATCATATTTTCCATTTGTATTACAGGAAAAGATATAAACCCACACATTCCACAGTACATATCTTCTGCACCATGGTATTATGGGACGACCGGGCCAACACTCAAGCATCAGAGACCTCAGGAGGATAGGGAGGCCCAGTTTACCAAACTTGACACATTTTACAATAAGGGTGTTGATACAGTGAGTATTGTTGTCAGTTCtcaaaatataagtattttgcTATATACTTCTTAGTGTTTCATTGGCCAATTTAACTCGTTGTCACATCATCTTAGCGTCACACAATCCTAATATTAAATTCAATTACATTTTCTAATACCGTTGATTCAAATCTGACTGCCTTTGTGTGCTGAGTCACTAGAAAAGGGTAATACAAAACTATAGAGATTAAACAGGCAACATTATTGTACAGCTGTTTAATTGTAATATGATTTAATTTGCTTATAAGCAGTGGcagggcaagaccaaaattttatgtgggcaaggtacatttagtgAGGCCCTCTAGTTGTGCAAGTaataatgaacatttttacgttgtgtccaaGATATACTTACATGAAGCAGGAGGCCCTTTGGACCCCGAGGCCATATTTGATGGCCCACAATGCCCGTGCCTAATGCCACCTTTGCTTATATGTCTTGTGAATTAATTTAATCAtgtataactatattttatattgttataactACTCTCACTATGTCATATTATCATTCCCAATAAGATACCAACACTTTCTGCGAACAAAGCATTCTACAAGTGTTTTactatattttgttttacatcTTAAATTTCAGACCAAAGTAGCAACCAAATTCAGGAAAGGTGCCTGTGAAAACTGTGGAGCCATGACACATAAGAAAAAAGATTGTCTGGACCGACCTAGAAAGGTAACTAGCTAATGATACTGATTTCAGTTAACTGACTCGATATTTACATTTGATAATGAGTTGAACCACTAATCGTTACAGGAAACTCGTAACTTACTTGTTATATCCGGGATGGCAAAAGTTTATAGAACATggcatttttcaaatttaatattattttaggtaTGACATACCAATCTTCTACATACCATCTTCAGTTCCATTTACCATTTAGTAGACTCTTAGTACTATACTGTTCTAAactttaaatactataattGTTAGTAATAATGTAAAAAGCATATGAAAAtcaataattttctattttactttaaatataaaggTTTTGAgttatttacattttctaaattCAGATTGGTGCTAAATACACAAATGCAGGCATAGCACCGGATGAGTTCAACCAACCTAATCTGAACCTCAGCTACGACGGCAAGAGGGATAGGTGGAATGGCTATGACCCATCGGAACACAAGGCTATCATCGAAGAGTACCAGAAAATTGAGGAGGCGAAAAGGGAATTGAGGGCTAAGAAATTGGAACAAGGTATTTTTAATAGCATCCTTTTACctttaaacatacttattttctaaaaaaaattgtacaaaggTGAGAGGGGCGTAGTGCGCCATGGCGTCTGAGTGTGCCTACCTTTAATATATCAAAAACTGCgtgtagaatactagtaatattactagtagctttcaacttcaacatttattcagcaaatagcaTGTAAACATGTCAACAtgaaatttacatacaagcaaaaacaagcacaacatcaattataaaatacaattaagtgaaaatattaatgcaaactaaagtattattattacttagagatgtataaagtctcttaatgttgaaataaaaaaaaactaaaataataacaataaaaaaaaaacaaacattatttagaggtgtagatatctctaagtgtcagaactaaatgattaAATAGTTTATGAAATTATCGTTAGCGATGTATAGGGTCCCCAAGAGTcaaaattctgtataattaCATCATTCATCAAGATTTCATTCTTGAATGAATAATGATATAAGTAATTGTTAACAGAAAATGTTAAATGACGTGTAACATTTGTTATCAATAAACGATTGATTGATTaaatagacttaaatcgaccgggatataagttagttagttagtgcttctgggcattttccgcaaatcgacaaccattgtgcctattttgcgtgagaccgggatataaaccgtttATATCGATTTAAGTCACTGTTATTCATCAAGATAAAAGAAGCAttcgagaaccgaatgaggtgtctcactgtaattatactcaaaaataaagttagcttaagcagaccagtctccacaacaGCACCCgctcacgagtatgacgcgtatctcagttGTAGTAGTATTACTAGTAACATTTACTAGTATCCTAAAAGCAGTTTTCGTTATATTAAAGGTAAAGGTAAAGACGGCATGGTGCACTTCGCCCCCCCTCACCTAAAGTGAAACTTTTTCTTAAAAGACTTCAACAAgttgttaacacattcactaccAGCAACCTGCTAGGCAGGTTCTCCGTTAGCGTAACACGAAGCTCGCGTTGGCAAATTTTTATGTCACACACATAAAAATAGTATAGAGATACAGATCCTCAATTTAAAATGATGCTGTCAGTCCCATGTCTGTATGTTGTCTGTGGAGATATTTTGTGGAAATGTTTCAGAAGTTTGAACATTTTCtgataaataattttgattccAGATCCAACAGCTGTAGAAGATGATGATAATGCAGAGGAAGATGAAGACAAATATGTAGACGAAGTGGACATGCCTGGTACAAAGGTATGTAAGAAAGTTATAACAAGTAGAAGTCCTGGAGACTTCAACAGGGAAGCCTAAGTGATGGAAAACCATGAGCCAGCAGGCAGCAGGAAAGACGGCAGGAATAACCTGGCATAGAACTGCCTCATACAGAAgaacatggaaatccatgatAGAGGCATATGTTTAGCAGTGGACGCGAATATGCTGAGAAGGAAAATGCTTTTTAAAACCCTGAAAGTCAATGGTAAAAACGAATCAGCTGTCAAAAGTTTCAATGCTTTGGAGGGACATTCCAGGAAAGACtttacgtacatacatacaaaatcaaTACAACTTCCAAATAGTTTTTCTTAGACATCCATATTGCATCTCACTCTTATCATGTAGAAGTTGATAGAGTTAGATCAAGATAAGtcagcagcgattttgatagcctagactgtgcaagtgttattttaaacatccaACTTCTATGACGATgatgtataaataacacttgcacagtctgtgctgttaaaatcgttgcagagttatcttggtctaactctaggtTCGCAGCCTATCCTTCCACAAAAACCGACATTTTACCGAACATTCTCTTCTCACAAGTAGAAAGTCTATTACACGTCGACATTGCCAGAATCCACCTGGCTTCTTTTTATACcaagtcggtggcaaaaaagcataccgcccgcctgattgtaagcagtcaccgtagcctatggacgcctgcaacaccagagatatcaCATGCGCCTTACCGAccctttaacacattcactgccagacaaaaaacggcgcactaccccagaaaccggtggtctatagctgcgtacaaaacaacccgcccagcgggtctgaacaaagttcacgagcgcccaccaggtgggttcccggcagtgaatgtgctAAAAACCTgtatactccttttttgaagaaccccatactgtagcccctagagaaaacctcggcagggagctcattccacagccgaagcgtccgcgggaggaaattactcttaaaccgcacagtgctaAGATTAGTTTGGAGTGTGCTAAGATTAGTCAGGATATATTAgtggttttgacgaccggtcccgagttcaaatcctggtaagggcatttattcgtgtgatgagtatggatatttgttcttgagtcatgggtgttttctatgtatttaagtacttataaacatggatatattatgtatatcgttgtcttagcacccacaacacaagccttattgagcttaccgtgggacttggtcaatgtGTAATCTTTATCTTTGAAATCTttgtgtgtaataatgccctttaatatttatttatatcaactACATACATCTTTACAGATGATTTAAGCAGCATCTATGATCTAGCGACAGCGCCGCTCGTGGCTATACAAACCGATTCTTGAACGGCATAGTCGCCCAcatttatggcaaataaactgaGGGTCCGCAACGACGCGACCCTCATCACATATCTGTTTTATTGCCCGTTTTCGGGCTAAGTCTTGAAACCAGGACCTCTCATGGGTTTCGCGACATCTTAAAAGGCTGTTCCTCCACTCAACGCGGTTTGTTGCGAGCTCTTCCCATGAGTAGCAATTGATATTAAACGCAACCATGTCGCGCTTTACGCAGTCCTTAAAGCGGAGCGAAGGTAGGTTTATCAACTAAGAGCAAGATAAAAACACCGTATTTTTGCAGGTGGATTCAAAGCAGCGCATCACAGTGCGCAACCTGCGTATTAGAGAAGACACGGCCAAGTACTTGCGGAATCTCGACCCGAACTCGGCCTACTACGACCCCAAGACCAGGTCCATGAGGGACAATCCTAATCCCGAAACTGTTGAGTAAGtcactatttttatttgaaacacTTTATTTCATTTGGAAAATTATTCCATTTCCAAGTCGACCCTACTAAATTGTGTGCCTAAACTAATCAATAAATGGGCCAAAATTCTTTTcgaaaagatcttatttcatgcaggtgcactgaaggacaaaggcctaaaTTTTAtgccgcgggagttatggattgtgaaaaaaaagttaaaaaaaaaaattaggcatgtcacttattcatacaaactaagtagcataaatgagttttactttttaaatactgacggttataatttaatatttttgtttatatttaaaattatttaatttgattagtttaacagccgtttaaaatatttttacataattttcaatcgtggctgaatgccgaataggtattttttgacaggttaggcgtCGAAGGTTACAgacctaattattattttttaacttaaaacctaaataagtaatgaaaattggcaagtatctcagtagacgaAAATGTAGGTCAAAGACAAACGTGCGAGCCCCCGCCCGCCCTTCCCCCGTTCTtagggagcgcggcggcacgtgattggtaattttattCTTAAATTGCACAGCAGCATAGCGAAACTTTATGTTAGTTGAGTTGGGCGCccaccttcgagcaacacagggaagggagacgacattcatactatttcccctctgccaaagcatcggcacaactgtgcctatggcggtgcatgttgtgactcgtccgtacacaaaaagagatcgaggtgtgcaagatttgtctttgacgtgtgtcattttctatgtatttgtgtcgtcataaCAGATTGGATTtcgtatgtagtgagtgagaagtgcgactgtgtgcacgttttcTCCGCAAAAAATGtcagaatgatttgttcggtaagatatcgcttaggctcctcccttctgacgtgtcggaagccggtgttgctcgaaggcaCACCTGAAAAgcacgcaattatagtttggtatacgaaatcttatttcaatcattacagttgacgagtagaaaaacttttttttgttgatcAGGTCGGACTACACGGGCGAGAACTTCGTCCGCTTCACCGGCGACACGCGCGCGCACGCGGCCGCGCAGCTGTTCGCGTGGGAGGCGCACGCGCGCGGCGTCGACGTGCACCTGCTGGCCGAGCCCACCAAACTGCAAGTGTTGCAGCGGGAGTACCATGACAAGTTCCATAAGTTCAAGTCGCAGGTCAGTCGCACTTGTATTTATGAACAGAATTAAGGCCTCAACTCCCAGCAATGCCAAAATTCTATAAGCTCGCGTGCTGCGTGACGTAAGTACATTTGTAGTTTGGAccgaagagaatttgaaatggaggattatcaaagaaaagtagccacagtaaatttactgccatctgtcgacacattattaaaactcaCTTTGATTTGAACCGACTAAAATGCAGGTGTTAACAGCGAAAGTAACACAAGTTCCATAAGATCCAGTAGCAAGTCTGTAGCTCCAagtatttagtaattttaaagAGAAATAACCCCTCAACTCCCAGCATTATCAAATATCTCCAAAATCTGCTTAAATTGTAACAAGTCCAGACCATTTAGTATATAAACTGATACGAGATGACGGTGTTCAGTGTAATTTAAATCCTAAATCGTGCTCTTAAGATGTTTATGGAGCGACTCCAAATTCATACGAATACAACGTGATAGTTTTCGAATAGCTCGATAGATGCCGCTGTTCCATGTAGTTAAAATCCTGAATCGCGCTGTTAGGATTTTTCTTGGGATAATGACTCCGGACTGGTagacattttatttagttttcaaatagctcgatagatggcgctgttccatGTAGTTAAAATCTGAATCGCGCTGTTAGGATTTTTCTTGGGATACTGACTCCAGACTGGtagacattttatttaattttaaaatagctcgatagatggcgctgtccCATGTAATTAAAATCTTGAATCTCGCTGTTAAGATTTTTGTTGGGATAATGACCGCAGACTTGTACAAATTGTGTTTAGTTTACAATTGGTTTGTTATATACCGCTGTTTCGTATGGTAATATAATGTTTCTAAAACGTGTTACCAGATTTCTCTTTAATTAAATGTCTTAGGAATATGGGACCACACGAATAGCGCTGATGtgtgtaatcattaattattaagattttttcttGGGAATAATGATCCCAGATTTGAACATGTTTTGTTTAGTTCGTACTAAATGACGCTGTTTCGATTTACAGGTGAAAGAATCTGTACTGGAAAAGTACGGGGGCGAAGAACATCTGAAGGTTCCCCCGCGCGAGCTGCTCCTCGCGCAGACCGAGGTGTTCACGCAGTACAACCGCGACGGAACCATCGTCAACGGACCCGAGAAACAACTTGCCAAGTAAGCTATATTAGTTCCCTATTTAACTGTATGATTGCCAATGctttaagggtccccagcaaattttaaaacgactagctagattgctctgaacgTTCGTACTTACATAAGGTAGGTATAGgtcttgtaattagtttatgtagcttcggACACCACAGTTAGAAAAATACAGTGACTTaaagttttttatacaaaacttgCTTTTGCACTATTTCGTTCGTTTAATAAACTgtagctatataaactaatttcaggACTACCTCAGgtacctcatgtcattatatgtgcaaagtttcattacaatccaacccgtagttttatagtattttatgcatcagttgtata harbors:
- the LOC133523114 gene encoding uncharacterized protein LOC133523114, whose amino-acid sequence is MVRSVEPAPGAGPVVAGAGDAHELGAVAGRRGSALVWWQRSVEPAPGAGPVVAGAGDAHELGAVAGRRGSALVWWQRSVEPAPGAGPVVAGAGDAHELGAVAGRRGSALVWWQRSVEPAPGAGPVVAGAGDAHELGAVAGRRGSALVWWQRSVEPAPGAGPVVAGAGDAHALGAVAGRRGSALVWWQRSVEPAPGAGPVVAGAGDAHELGAVAGRRGSALVWWQRSVEPAPGAGPVVAGAGDAHELGAVAGRRGSALVWWQRSVEPAPGAGPVVAGAGDAHALGAVAGRRGSALVWWQRSVEPAPGAGPVVAGAGDAHELGAVAGRRGSALVWWQRSVEPAPGAGPVVAGAGDAHALAVS
- the LOC133522632 gene encoding pre-mRNA-splicing factor Slu7, translating into MAATTRASVSQILRNKDDAGEEDDEPKKKSREDWRKAKELEEARKAGTAPAAVDETGKDINPHIPQYISSAPWYYGTTGPTLKHQRPQEDREAQFTKLDTFYNKGVDTTKVATKFRKGACENCGAMTHKKKDCLDRPRKIGAKYTNAGIAPDEFNQPNLNLSYDGKRDRWNGYDPSEHKAIIEEYQKIEEAKRELRAKKLEQDPTAVEDDDNAEEDEDKYVDEVDMPGTKVDSKQRITVRNLRIREDTAKYLRNLDPNSAYYDPKTRSMRDNPNPETVESDYTGENFVRFTGDTRAHAAAQLFAWEAHARGVDVHLLAEPTKLQVLQREYHDKFHKFKSQVKESVLEKYGGEEHLKVPPRELLLAQTEVFTQYNRDGTIVNGPEKQLAKSKYEEDVLINNHTSVWGSYWRDGQWGYKCCHSFIKMSYCVGEAGKAVALDARDHAAAAAASGAVFKEPAEKIKDKKEKEKSSSSSSSSSSSSSDSEPDHRSKTEKTSKKKKKKKSKKKKKKDKKELKKEEDKLKKALEAEERQQKHASYLLSVDERKRPYNSMYEAKAPTEEEMEAYRMKRQREEDPMSQFM